Proteins from one Anaerolineae bacterium genomic window:
- the der gene encoding ribosome biogenesis GTPase Der — MSSRIVAIVGRPNVGKSTLFNRLVGRRLAIVEDQPGTTRDRLYAETEWNGERFVVVDTGGLEVLTSGGPAPQPERTPLAVASEPFVPAMRSQAEMAIQEADVVIMLADAIEGLTPADHEVADVLRRSNKPVLLAINKADNEARASDIYEFYALGLGDPIPISALHGIGVGELLDKVVELLPPEEPPARPEAVQIAIVGRPNVGKSSLLNALLGQERAIVSEIPGTTRDAIDTYLEWEGQPVVLIDTAGIRRRGQIEQGIEKYSVLRALKAISRADVVLLLIDATEGVTAQDAHIAGYILDEMKSVVVVVNKWDAIPKDTYTMDEYRALVRAQLRFLDYVPVLFISAKTGKRVSTVLPTALRVHQQRLARIPTSLLNDIMREAIARHAPPSKAGRRLKFYYATQADVAPPTFVFFVNDPGLVHFSYERYIENRLREQYGFEGTPLKLVFRGHKPAGGKKRGR, encoded by the coding sequence ATGAGTTCCCGCATCGTCGCCATTGTGGGGCGCCCGAATGTGGGCAAATCCACTTTGTTCAACCGATTGGTGGGCCGGCGTCTGGCCATCGTCGAGGACCAGCCCGGCACCACCCGCGACCGCCTGTACGCGGAAACCGAATGGAACGGCGAGCGTTTCGTGGTTGTGGATACCGGCGGCCTGGAAGTGCTCACCAGCGGAGGGCCGGCCCCTCAGCCGGAGCGCACGCCGCTGGCGGTCGCCTCCGAACCCTTCGTGCCGGCCATGCGCTCCCAGGCAGAAATGGCGATCCAGGAAGCGGACGTGGTCATCATGCTGGCAGATGCCATCGAGGGGCTGACGCCGGCCGACCACGAGGTCGCCGACGTCCTGCGCCGCTCCAACAAGCCCGTCCTCCTGGCCATCAACAAGGCCGATAATGAGGCGCGCGCTTCGGACATCTACGAGTTCTATGCGCTGGGGCTGGGAGACCCCATCCCCATATCCGCTCTGCACGGCATTGGGGTAGGGGAACTGCTGGACAAGGTGGTGGAACTCCTGCCGCCGGAGGAGCCGCCGGCCCGTCCGGAGGCGGTGCAGATCGCCATCGTCGGCCGGCCGAACGTGGGCAAATCTTCCCTGCTCAACGCCCTCCTGGGACAGGAACGCGCCATCGTCAGCGAGATACCCGGCACCACCCGCGACGCCATTGACACCTATCTGGAATGGGAGGGACAGCCGGTGGTGCTGATCGACACCGCCGGCATCCGGCGCCGCGGCCAGATCGAGCAGGGCATTGAGAAGTACAGCGTCCTGCGCGCCCTGAAGGCCATCTCGCGCGCCGATGTGGTGCTCCTGCTGATCGACGCCACCGAGGGAGTCACGGCCCAGGACGCGCATATCGCCGGCTATATCCTGGACGAGATGAAAAGCGTGGTGGTCGTGGTCAACAAGTGGGACGCCATACCCAAGGACACATACACCATGGACGAGTACCGCGCCCTGGTGCGTGCTCAGCTTCGTTTCCTGGACTACGTGCCGGTGCTTTTCATCTCGGCGAAAACCGGCAAGCGGGTATCCACTGTCCTGCCGACCGCCCTGCGGGTGCATCAACAGCGTCTGGCGCGCATCCCGACCTCCCTGCTGAATGATATCATGCGGGAGGCCATCGCCCGGCATGCCCCGCCCAGCAAAGCCGGCCGGCGCCTGAAGTTCTACTATGCCACCCAGGCCGACGTGGCCCCACCGACCTTCGTCTTCTTCGTGAATGACCCCGGCCTGGTGCACTTTTCGTATGAGCGCTACATCGAGAACCGCCTGCGCGAGCAGTACGGCTTCGAGGGCACTCCCCTGAAGCTGGTCTTTCGCGGCCACAAGCCCGCTGGCGGGAAAAAGCGGGGGAGATAG